The genome window AGCTGCGCCACGTTGTCGGCGCGCTCGATGAGCCCGCGGTTCACGTACACGTAGCCGCCGGGAATGGAGAAGGCGTTGACAACGTCGGAGTTCACCACGTAAAACGTGTACGGGATCCCGCGCGGGTCCGCCTGCGCGGCGATCTGGCGGCCCAGCTGGTTGATGTACTGGTTGGTGTACGAGTCGCGCAGCAGGGGCAGCTGCTGGTTGATCTGCTGCGAGTACTGCTGCCCGATCTGCGTCTCCTGCTGCGTGGTCACCGCCGGGGCGCATCCGCCGGCCGCGGCAGCACCGCCCAGCGCGAGCGCCAGCGCGCCCGCCCGGAAGGACGTAAGTCGAAGACTCATAACGCTCTCCATCGGCTTGGGGTTGGACCGTTCAACGAGGGCTGAAAGGCAAGTTGCGGACCAGATGCCGGACACGCTGAGCCGCCGCGAGGAGCGCCTGCTGCGGTCGCTCGCGCAGCGCAAGCATCGCGAGGCGGAAGGCCTGTTCGTGGCCGAAGGCGTGCGCGCGGTGGAGGACCTGTCCGCATCGGCGCTCGCGGTGCGCTTCGCCGCTGCCTCGTCCTCGCTGGAGGACAGCCCGCGCGGGGCGGCGCTGCGGCGCGCGCTGGAGGCGCGGGGGGTTCCCGTCCGCGAGGCCGGCGACCGCGAGCTGCGCGATCTCGCGGATACCGAGCATCCGCAGGGGATCGTGGCGGTGGCCGAGATCCCGCGCGGCGGGCTCGGCGCGCTGCGGGTGGATGCCGAGCCCGCGGTGGTGCTGGTGCTGGACGCGGTGCAGGACCCCGGCAACTTCGGCACGCTGGTGCGCACCGCCGAGGCGCTGGGCGCGGCGGGAGTGATCTCGCTCCCCGGCACGGTGGACGCGTGGAACCCCAAGTCGGTCCGCGCGGCGATGGGCTCGTCGTTCCGCCTGCCGATCGTGGAGGCGGGGTGGGACGACGCGGCGCCGTGGCTCGCGGAACATCGGTTGACGGTGATCGCCTCCGTGGTCGGCGCCGATCCGCTGCCGTCGCCGCGGCCGGCGCGGGGGGCGCTGGTGCTGGGGAACGAGGGCGCCGGCGTGGGCGAGGCCACGCTCGCGCGGGCCGCTCTCCACGCGGGGATTCCGCTCCGCGGGCGCGCCGAGTCGCTGAACGTGGCCGCGGCCGGGGCCATCCTTCTTTACGAGCTTCTCAGGACCTGACGGATAGATGCCGGATTTTCTGCTGTGGGCCTACGCGGCCTTGATCGGGGCCTGCGTGGGCTCGTTCCTGAACGTGTGCATCTACCGCTGGCCCGCGGGCGAGTCGGTCGTCCACCCCGGCTCGCGCTGCCCCAGCTGCGGGACGGCGATCCGCTGGTACGACAACCTTCCCATCATCGGGTGGCTGCTGCTGCGCGGGAAGTGCCGGACGTGCGGCGAGCGCATCTCCATCCAGTACCCGCTGATCGAGCTGACCACGGCGTCGCTCTGGGTGGCGGCGGTGCTGCGGCACGGCTTCACCTGGCAGGCGCTGTCGTCGGCCGTCTTCTTCACGCTGCTGCTGGGGATCGCGCTGACCGACGCGCGCACCTACATCATCCCCGACCAGTTCACCTGGGGCGGGCTGGTGATGGGGCTGTTCCTTTCGCTCGCCCCCGGGGGGATCGACCCGCTGCAGTCGTTCCTGGGCGCGCTGCTCGGCTTCGCGCTGCTCTGGGTGATCGCGGTGCTGGGCGAGGTCGTCTTCCGCAAGCCCGCGATGGGTGGGGGCGACATCAAGATGATGGCGATGGTGGGCGCCTTCCTGGGCCCGCCGGGGGTGCTGCTCACCATCTTCCTGGGCGCGCTGTTCGGGAGCCTGATCTTCGGGCCCATCAGCCTGAAGACGGGGAAGCTGGTGCCGTTCGGGATCTTTCTCGCGCTCGGAGCGGGGATCACGGAGCCGTGGGGGCACGCGATCATCGCGTGGTACGTTACGAACTTTCTGAATCCCGCGTAGTCGAGGGGACAGGGAACAGGGAAAAGATGAAGCGCCCGCCGGATTTGGTTCCGGCGGGCGCTTCGTCTTCCGTGATTCCGAGCTCGATCAGCCCAGCGCGGGCGTCATTCCCGCGGGCGCGGCGGCGGAGACGGCGGCGGCGGGGCTGGGGACACCCGGCGTGACCAGCTCGCCCAGGGCCTCGCGGCGCAGCGTCTCGACCTCGTCCGGGTCCCACGCCTTGAGGCGCGCGATCTCGGAGCGGATCTCGGGGAAGGGCGAGTGCTCCACCTCCCAGCGCCGCTCGCGCGCGGCGAAGGCCACGCCGCGGGCCTCGTCCCACCGCTTCTGCTCCACGTAGGCCAGGATCAGCGCCTCGTAGGCCAGCGGATGCGGATACGTGCGCAGCAGCTCCTGCAGCCGCGGGATCGACTCGCGGCGCCGGTCGGGGCTGCCGATGCCCATGCGCATCAGCTCGGCGGCCACGTCCTGGCGCCGGCGCAGCACGTTCACCAGCTGGCCGGGATACGTGTCGGCGGTGAACTCGCCGAGCGCGTGCGGCGCTTCCTCGTCCCTGCCCAGCACCGAATAGACGAGCGAGGCCACCGGCGGCGAGCTGCCGTCGTCGTCCACCGTCTCGGCCATCCGCTTCCGGATCCAGTCCCGCAGTCCCATGTCGCCCTCGTGGATCAGGCGTTTGTGGCAGATGCACTCCGAACGGGAGAGCAAGCAAGGAGCGGGCCGGAGAAAAGCAGTGCGGGAGTGCGGGAGTGCGGGGCGGCATTCGCGCTGATGATCCATGCGTGCCCGCGCGCAGAAGCCCTCTCCGCCCGCGGCTGGGGCCGCGTACCCTCTTCCCGATAACGGGCCCCGATAACGGGATGGGGGTCACTTCACGTGCGGCGCTCCAGCGTCTGCGCACTCGCCGCGAGGTGGTGCGATGCGAGGCCCAGTCCAGCATCGTGCCGCGATCCGGAGGCTTTCTCGCGGTTAGTTTTTCTCCTTCCCGCAGAGGGGAGCCAAGGCCGGGCGGGCAGGGCGCCTCCGCAGCCGCGCCGATCTTATCCAGCTACCTCTCCCGGCACGGGAGAGGTGGACTGAGCTGGCCGGAGAGGGCGCGATGCCGGACCCGCGCGCAACTCCTGCCCATCTGCCAGAAACTTCCCCTGATCGATTCACGTAAAATGATGTGGGAGAGTGGTTTGGAACACTTGTAGCACGGTTGGCCAAGGCACGGAATCTGCATCAATGACAGCGGATTCCAAAACGGGTAAGTCTATGTCGCTGAGAAATTTCAAGGACGCGGGCGGGAACGAGTGGCGGGTGTGGGACGTGGTCCCGTACGGGACGCGTTCCGGCGAGCGCCGGGCGAACGACCGGCGGGTGGCGCAGTCGGGCGCGTACACCGGCCCGGAGCGGCGCACCGGCCGCGACCGCCGCATCCGCACCGCCACGCTGATGACGCCGGGGCTGGAGGGGGGCTGGCTGTGCTTCGAGGCGCAGGTCGACAAGCGCCGCCTGACGCCGATCCCCGCCGGCTGGGACGAGGCCGGGGAGACGGAGCTGGAGGGCCTCCTGGAGCGCGCCCGCTCCGTCCGCCGCAACTGACCTCACCAGAATTGACGCCGGCCGCTCCAGCGAGCGGCCGGCGTTTTGGGCTTCAACCCAGTAGCACGAAGGTCGACTGGAAGATGGCGCGCGGCAGCGGCATCAGGCCAATGTCGACGATCGCACTCCCGCACTCCCGCACTTCTTCGGTCAGCGCTCGGCCAGATACTCGTGGATGGACGTCACCGCGACCGAGCCGTCGCCGACGGCGGAGCCCACGCGCTTGACGGCGCCCGCGCGCACGTCGCCGGCGGCGAAGACGCCGGGGCAGCTGGTTTCGCGCGGGAGCGGGGCGCGCTCCAGCGGCCAGCGCGGGCGCACGGCGTCGCCCGTCAGCAGGTAGCCGGCGTCGTCGCGCATCACGCCGTCGCCCAGCCAGTCCGTCTCCGGCGCGGCGCCGATGAACACGAACAGCGCCTCGCACGCCACCTGCTCGGTATCCCCCGTCTCCACCCGCTGCATGGTGATGCGGCGCAGGCGCCCGTCTCCCTCGGCCGCGGCGATGGTGCAGCAGGGGCGCAGGGCGATGTTGGGCGCCGCGCGGATGCGGTCCAGCAGGTACTGCGACATGCGCTCGCCGAAGTCCTCCTCCAGCGCCAGCATGGTCACCGAGCGCGCGTATCGCGCCAGCAGCAGCGCGGCTTGGCCGGCGGAGTTCCCCGCGCCCAGCATGTACACGTCGCGCCCGCGCACCGCCGCCGCCTCGGCCGCGGCGGCGCCGTAGTACACGCCGCGGCCGATGAACTCGCCGCACCCCGGCGCGTCGATGGTGCGCCAGGCCACGCCGGTGGCCACGAGCACGGCATGCGCGCCCAGCTCCGCGCCGTCGTCCAGCCGGACCGTGCGGTAGTCGCCGTCCACGTGCAGCCCCGCCGCCGCGCGGGTGACCACGATCTCCACCCCGAACTTGCGCGCCTGCCGCATGGCCCGCTCGGTGAGCTCGGCGCCGGTCAGGCCGTCGGGAAAGCCCAGGTAGTTCTCGATGCGCGCGCTCTGCGCCGCCTGCCCACCCGGCGCCTCGCGCTCCACGATCACCGTGCGCAGCCCCTCGGAGGCGCCGTAGACCGCGGCGGCCAGCCCCGCCGGTCCGGAGCCGGCGATCACCAGGTCGTAGAAGGGCGCCGCGGGCTCGGTGCGCAGCCCCACCTTCTCCGCCAGCGCCTCGGGCGAAGGGTCCGCCAGCCGCG of Longimicrobium sp. contains these proteins:
- a CDS encoding RNA methyltransferase, which codes for MPDTLSRREERLLRSLAQRKHREAEGLFVAEGVRAVEDLSASALAVRFAAASSSLEDSPRGAALRRALEARGVPVREAGDRELRDLADTEHPQGIVAVAEIPRGGLGALRVDAEPAVVLVLDAVQDPGNFGTLVRTAEALGAAGVISLPGTVDAWNPKSVRAAMGSSFRLPIVEAGWDDAAPWLAEHRLTVIASVVGADPLPSPRPARGALVLGNEGAGVGEATLARAALHAGIPLRGRAESLNVAAAGAILLYELLRT
- a CDS encoding prepilin peptidase; this translates as MPDFLLWAYAALIGACVGSFLNVCIYRWPAGESVVHPGSRCPSCGTAIRWYDNLPIIGWLLLRGKCRTCGERISIQYPLIELTTASLWVAAVLRHGFTWQALSSAVFFTLLLGIALTDARTYIIPDQFTWGGLVMGLFLSLAPGGIDPLQSFLGALLGFALLWVIAVLGEVVFRKPAMGGGDIKMMAMVGAFLGPPGVLLTIFLGALFGSLIFGPISLKTGKLVPFGIFLALGAGITEPWGHAIIAWYVTNFLNPA
- a CDS encoding NAD(P)/FAD-dependent oxidoreductase — protein: MDAHPPELARAHAPHPMPVRVVGDRWSARTHEVKDFLARSRVPYQWSDPAVSADARAILAQVPEEERARLPLLVFPDGSRLADPSPEALAEKVGLRTEPAAPFYDLVIAGSGPAGLAAAVYGASEGLRTVIVEREAPGGQAAQSARIENYLGFPDGLTGAELTERAMRQARKFGVEIVVTRAAAGLHVDGDYRTVRLDDGAELGAHAVLVATGVAWRTIDAPGCGEFIGRGVYYGAAAAEAAAVRGRDVYMLGAGNSAGQAALLLARYARSVTMLALEEDFGERMSQYLLDRIRAAPNIALRPCCTIAAAEGDGRLRRITMQRVETGDTEQVACEALFVFIGAAPETDWLGDGVMRDDAGYLLTGDAVRPRWPLERAPLPRETSCPGVFAAGDVRAGAVKRVGSAVGDGSVAVTSIHEYLAER